The following proteins are co-located in the Phragmites australis chromosome 10, lpPhrAust1.1, whole genome shotgun sequence genome:
- the LOC133931297 gene encoding uncharacterized protein LOC133931297 yields the protein MEEVDGGEGQLQGINPDCPNAASPFHRCAEYCPVPAPRTAAKSPPPRSPPGHAAQNGTAHSEGVEQEIVAVADSEEVGERIADSEEVGGRRRSPRPPTRGEEAGGGERWQGVNPDCPNAANPFHRCAEYCPVPVPRGASKLPPPGHAALNRYAHSDPGDLHPRPRRRDKGGGSGGLPLYVFLREGSNGDGKKVDPRCPNAPNPFHVCTDHCLAKMAEAGRSSEGGKSPISLFSRHSRRSSSSSEEGSVKSTGSKKVDPKCPNAANPFHECGEYCAAKMQQVEQQKGTNMKSPRKKGKDVALVPNWKVDPRCPNASNPFHICAQYCFDHLNGTTQTNAIKSDKKKSKAVSKEEQRGEINPECVNASNPYHKCGEYCKRKGDR from the exons ATGGAAGAGGTGGACGGTGGAGAGGGCCAGTTGCAGGGGATTAACCCGGACTGCCCCAACGCCGCCAGCCCCTTCCACCGCTGCGCCGAATACTGCCCCGTGCCCGCCCCACGAACCGCGGCCAAGTCGCCTCCGCCTCGGTCGCCGCCGGGCCACGCGGCGCAGAACGGGACCGCGCACAGCGAAGGCGTGGAACAGGAAATTGTTGCTGTCGCTGACTCGGAGGAGGTAGGCGAGAGGATCGCTGACTCTGAGGAGGTAGGcggaaggaggaggagccccCGGCCGCCGACGCGGGGCGAGGAGGCCGGAGGAGGGGAGCGGTGGCAAGGGGTTAACCCGGACTGCCCCAACGCCGCGAACCCGTTCCACCGCTGCGCCGAGTACtgccccgtccccgtccccagAGGCGCGTCCAAGCTGCCGCCGCCGGGCCACGCGGCGCTGAACAGGTACGCGCACAGCGACCCTGGTGACCTGCATCCCAGGCCGCGCCGCCGCGACAAGGGCGGCGGCTCCGGGGGGCTCCCCCTCTACGTCTTCC TTCGCGAAGGTTCCAATGGAGACGGCAAGAAGGTGGACCCCCGGTGCCCCAACGCGCCCAACCCGTTCCACGTCTGCACCGACCACTGCCTCGCCAAGATGGCCGAGGCCGGCCGGTCGTCGGAGGGCGGCAAGTCGCCCATATCCCTCTTCTCCCGCCACTCTCGCcgctcctcgtcctcctccgaaG AGGGTAGCGTGAAGTCGACGGGCAGCAAGAAGGTGGATCCAAAGTGTCCGAATGCTGCCAATCCGTTCCATGAATGCGGCGAGTATTGTGCCGCCAAGATGCAACAGGTGGAACAGCAGAAGGGGACTAATATGAAGTCCCCGCGCAAGAAAG GAAAGGATGTTGCACTGGTTCCAAACTGGAAGGTGGATCCGAGGTGCCCAAACGCGTCCAATCCATTCCATATATGCGCCCAGTATTGCTTTGATCATTTGAATGGAACGACGCAGACAAATGCAATCAAGTCAG ACAAGAAAAAAAGCAAGGCTGTTTCAAAAGAAGAGCAGAGAGGAGAAATAAATCCTGAGTGCGTTAACGCGTCCAACCCCTACCACAAGTGTGGTGAATACTGTAAGAGAAAGGGTGATAGGTAG
- the LOC133931087 gene encoding uncharacterized protein LOC133931087 codes for MYVSLGFGPAESTPDRPTFAESNSHSRSKGNEPQSPTQHHLAAAAASPLPRSPTPAKSPTESKRTQPILGFPSNPRPVGKENSAAAEGESRPECINSSNPFHECSDYCLRKIAEARQRLDDELPDSWKRPPEERTVHPDCINASNPYHECTEYCFKRIADAESRSERGGQEPPAIGAAKSDAAEQQSDDNDTEVQEDAGADDGYPQMTEKQKLFELRLKMNEARKANLQAMVAEKKRMEPRGESRGVSKKKWLEDRKKKIGKLLDSNGLDLSKAYVLDTQETAEAKYKKWEKESTPYGWDGELISSLV; via the exons ATGTATGTGTCGTTGGGCTTTGGGCCTGCCGAGTCCACGCCAGATAGGCCCACGTTCGCCGAGTCCAATTCACACTCGAGATCCAAAGGAAATGAACCGCAAAGCCCAACCCAacaccacctcgccgccgccgccgcgtctcCGCTTCCCCGGTCCCCAACGCCAGCCAAGTCTCCGACGGAATCAAAGCGAACCCAACCAATCCTAGGGTTCCCGTCCAATCCCCGTCCAGTGGGGAAGGAGAATTCCGCGGCAGCGGAGGGAGAATCGCGGCCGGAGTGCATCAACTCGTCGAACCCGTTCCACGAGTGCTCCGACTACTGCCTCCGCAAGATTGCCGAGGCCAGGCAGCGCCTCGACGACGAGCTGCCCGACTCGTGGAAGCGCCCGCCCGAGGAGCGCACTGTCCACCCCGACTGCATTAACGCCTCCAACCCATACCACGAATGCACCGAGTACTGTTTCAAGCGCATCGCCGACGCCGAATCTA ggTCGGAGCGTGGGGGCCAAGAACCGCCTGCTATAGGTGCTGCCAAATCTGATGCCGCAGAGCAGCAGTCTGACGATAATGATACTGAGGTGCAGGAAGACGCTGGCGCAGACGATGGTTACCCGCAGATGACAGAAAAGCAGAAGTTGTTCGAGCTACGGCTTAAGATG AACGAAGCAAGGAAGGCAAATTTGCAGGCAATGGTTGCTGAAAAAAAGAGGATGGAGCCTCGAGGTGAGAGTCGAGGTGTTTCTAAGAAGAAATGGCTGGAGGataggaagaagaagatcgGCAAGCTGCTTGACTCGAATGGCCTTGATTTGTCAAAGGCTTACGTGCTTGATACACAGGAGACAGCCGAAGCGAAATACAAGAAATGGGAGAAGGAATCCACACCATATGGATGGGATGGCGAGCTCATCTCTTCACTTGTCTAG
- the LOC133883346 gene encoding F-box/kelch-repeat protein SKIP25-like → MAATAAAKRPCCWPPAAAAAAEPNKRHRTAGAAAPMDGDFVTADDAAAAVQSQGQPQPKQPLLPGLPDHLAQLCLSPLQPRLMQAVCRPWRRLLYSPSFPPFLSLYAVLDDADGGVSFSAYDTVAGRWDELPPPPMPSPPPKLWHPSFLSRRLPLQSVAAAGRLVLVAGSTQSLHPALSRPVVFDPAAPTPRWQLGPRFPFAPRRWCAAGAARGRVFIAGGVGAGYDANDARSGAVWDPAAPSAPWEPLPPLRDGRFSRDAAEAVCSGGKVCMVSLRGSGAKEGAVFDLRAARWEDMPPGMVAGWKGPAAAASSDSSDETIYVVDEERGALIAYDWATDRWRTVAESERLKGAAEMAVGGGRVCMVAGGGEKVIVVDVTPKAGRGSAAPRMWEVAAPAGKRVVALHVLPRMTRAE, encoded by the coding sequence ATGGCTGCAACCGCCGCGGCCAAGCGCCCCTGCTGCtggcctcccgccgccgccgcggcagcagAGCCCAACAAGCGCCACCGCACGGCGGGCGCCGCAGCGCCCATGGACGGCGACTTCGTCACCGCTGatgatgctgctgctgcggtgcaGTCCCAGGGGCAGCCGCAGCCGAAGCAGCCCCTGCTCCCGGGGCTGCCAGACCATCTGGCCCAGCTCTGCCTGTCGCCGCTCCAGCCGCGGCTCATGCAAGCCGTCTGCCGCCCGTGGCGCCGCCTGCTGTACTCGCCGTCCTTCCCTCCGTTCCTGTCGCTCTACGCGGTTCTCGACGACGCGGACGGCGGAGTCTCGTTCTCGGCCTACGACACCGTCGCGGGCCGGTGGGACGAGCTGCCCCCGCCGCCTATGCCGTCGCCTCCGCCCAAGCTCTGGCACCCGTCGTTCCTCTCCCGCCGGCTGCCGCTCCAGTCCGTGGCTGCCGCGGGCCGCCTCGTCCTCGTCGCGGGCTCCACGCAGTCGCTCCACCCGGCGCTGTCCCGCCCCGTCGTGTTCGACCCGGCCGCGCCCACGCCGCGGTGGCAGCTCGGCCCGCGGTTCCCTTTCGCGCCGCGCAGGTGGTGCGCGGCCGGGGCGGCGCGCGGGCGCGTGTTCATCGCGGGAGGCGTGGGCGCCGGGTACGACGCCAACGACGCCCGCTCCGGCGCGGTGTGGGACCCCGCGGCGCCGTCCGCGCCCTGGGAGCCTCTACCGCCGTTGCGGGATGGTCGGTTCAGCCGGGACGCCGCGGAGGCCGTCTGCTCCGGCGGGAAGGTGTGCATGGTCAGCCTCCGCGGCAGCGGCGCCAAGGAAGGCGCCGTGTTCGACCTGCGGGCCGCCCGGTGGGAGGACATGCCGCCCGGCATGGTCGCCGGGTGGAAGGGcccggccgcggcggcgtccAGCGACAGCAGCGACGAGACGATCTATGTCGTGGACGAGGAGCGCGGGGCGCTCATCGCGTACGACTGGGCCACCGACCGGTGGAGGACGGTGGCGGAGTCGGAGCGGCTCAAGGGCGCCGCTGAGATGGCCGTGGGCGGCGGCAGGGTGTGCAtggtggccggcggcggcgagaagGTGATCGTCGTGGACGTGACGCCGAAGGCGGGGAGGGGCTCGGCGGCGCCGCGCATGTGGGAGGTGGCGGCGCCGGCCGGGAAGCGGGTGGTGGCCCTGCACGTGCTGCCCAGGATGACACGCGCGGAGTAG